The nucleotide window CAACTTTGACCAGACCCTGGCCGGATATCCCTTGGTCCTGGTGGACTTCTGGGCGGAGTGGTGCGCCCCTTGCCGCATGATCGCCCCCATCCTGGAGGAGTTGGCCAAGGAGTACGAGGGGAAGCTGGTGGTGGCCAAGCTGGATGTGGACGAAAACCCCAAGACGGCCATGCGCTATAGGGTCATGAGCATCCCCACCGTGATCCTCTTCAAAAACGGCCAGCCGGTGGAGGTGCTGGTGGGAGCCCAGCCCAAGCGCAACTTTGAGGCCAAGATTCAGAAGCACCTGCCGCCAAGCGCATGAGGATCGCCCTGGACGCCATGGGGGGGGACCGTGCCCCCGGGGTCACGGTCCAGGGGGCCCTCCTGGCAGCCAAGGAAGGGGTGGAGGTCCTTTTGGTGGGAGAAGAGGCCCGCTTGCGGGCGGAGCTTTCCCGCCATGGGGCTTCCTTGCCCATCCATCACGCCCCGGACTGGATTCCCATGGAGGAGCACGCCACCGAGGTGAGAAAGCGTCGGGAAAGCTCCATCATGGTGGCCATGGACCTCCTAAAGCGGGGCGAGGTACAGGCGGTGGTGTCCATGGGCCACACCGGGGCCACCATGGCCGCGGCCCTTTTCACCCTGGGGCGGGTGAAGGGGGTGGAACGGCCCGCCCTTTTGGTGGAGTTCCCCAGCCAAAGGGGGCGCACCTTCCTCCTGGACGGGGGGGCCAACGCCGACTGCCGCCCCTCCTTCTTGGTGCAGTTCGCCGCCATGGGCCTGGCCTATGCCGAGGCCAACGGTTTGCAGGACCCAAAGGTGGGTCTCCTTTCCATCGGCGAGGAGGAGGGCAA belongs to Thermus albus and includes:
- the plsX gene encoding phosphate acyltransferase PlsX; this encodes MRIALDAMGGDRAPGVTVQGALLAAKEGVEVLLVGEEARLRAELSRHGASLPIHHAPDWIPMEEHATEVRKRRESSIMVAMDLLKRGEVQAVVSMGHTGATMAAALFTLGRVKGVERPALLVEFPSQRGRTFLLDGGANADCRPSFLVQFAAMGLAYAEANGLQDPKVGLLSIGEEEGKGNALVLEAYPLLQAALGKRFFGNVEGRDIFLGTTEVVVTDGFTGNVVLKLAEGEAKVLLGWVKEALSGSLLARLGALLARGALRKLKEKVDPSQYGAMPLLGVEGAVFIGHGSADAMAVKNALLRAKALVGAGLLERVRAGLSALHV
- the trxA gene encoding thioredoxin; translation: MAKPIEVTDANFDQTLAGYPLVLVDFWAEWCAPCRMIAPILEELAKEYEGKLVVAKLDVDENPKTAMRYRVMSIPTVILFKNGQPVEVLVGAQPKRNFEAKIQKHLPPSA